One window of the Gambusia affinis linkage group LG13, SWU_Gaff_1.0, whole genome shotgun sequence genome contains the following:
- the LOC122843002 gene encoding annexin A4-like isoform X1, giving the protein MSYPGYPPPAGTYPPQPGFYPPQPAGYPPQPGAYPPQAGGYPPQAGGYPPQAGGYPPQAGGYPPQAGGFPPQPGAYPPQPGSYPPQAGGYPSPLPTGTWGGGPSGGYPSTAPGSYPSPGYNAGMANQISAGMGAFTPSPSMLPQVPGGYPLAPGGYPPAPRVGDSGALYPNLQSCGLYPQPGGTMPQQQYPGMDQPGQMMPGYPQAPSPNPPQQPMPGFGGAPSPNPSMPAYGGGAPSPNPSMPAYGGGAMPVAPFSNKVFRGTIIDFPGADPLKDVEVLRKAMKGFGTDEQAIIDLLGSRSIKQRVPLLRAYKTSYGKDLIKDLHSELSGDFRNLVMAMLKSPAELDASELHSAMKGAGTDEACMIEILSSRSNAEIKEINRIYKETYKKSLEDAIRSDTSGHFCRLLISLAQGNRDERENIDVSLAQQDAQALYAAGENKLGTDESKFNAILCARSKPHLRTVFYEYQKMCGRDIEKSICREMSGDLESGMLAVVKCIKNTPGYFAERLYKSMKGAGTKDRTLIRIMVSRSEIDMLDIRQEYVKNFGKSLYTHIHGDTSGDYRKLLIKLCGGND; this is encoded by the exons ATGAGCTACCCAGGATACCCCCCTCCAGCTGGCACATACCCACCGCAGCCTGGGTTTTACCCTCCACAACCAGCTGGTTACCCGCCTCAGCCAGGGGCTTACCCTCCCCAAGCAGGAGGTTACCCTCCCCAAGCAGGAGGATACCCTCCCCAAGCAGGGGGTTATCCTCCCCAAGCAGGGGGTTATCCTCCCCAAGCAGGAGGTTTCCCTCCGCAGCCCGGTGCCTATCCTCCGCAGCCTGGCTCCTATCCTCCTCAGGCTGGAGGCTACCCATCACCATTACCCACAG GCACGTGGGGAGGCGGCCCCTCTGGTGGATATCCCTCCACTGCTCCTGGCAGCTATCCCAGCCCTGGTTACAATGCAGGCATG GCCAACCAGATCTCTGCTGGCATGGGGGCGTTTACTCCAAGCCCATCCATGCTCCCCCAAGTACCTGGAGGGTACCCACTTGCACCGGGAGGGTACCCACCTGCCCCCCGTGTGGGTGACAGCGGTGCCCTCTATCCTAACCTACAGTCATGTGGCCTATACCCACAGCCAGGAGGCACAATGCCCCAACAACAGTATCCAGGGATGGATCAGCCTGGACAGATGATGCCCGGATACCCCCAAGCACCATCACCCAACCCACCCCAACAACCCATGCCTGGCTTTGGAGGAGCCCCGTCACCAAATCCATCAATGCCAGCCTATGGAGGAGGAGCCCCGTCACCAAATCCATCAATGCCAGCCTATGGAGGAGGAGCCATGCCGGTCGCTCCGTTCAGCAAT AAAGTATTCAGGGGAACAATCATAGACTTCCCAGGAGCTGATCCGCTGAAAGATGTGGAGGTCCTTAGGAAAGCCATGAAGGGCTTTG GAACTGACGAGCAGGCCATAATCGACCTACTGGGCAGTCGCTCCATTAAGCAACGGGTACCTTTACTCAGAGCCTACAAAACGTCCTACGGGAAG GACCTGATTAAAGATCTGCATTCAGAGCTTTCTGGAGACTTCAGGAACCTGGTTATGGCCATGCTGAAAAGCCCGGCTGAGTTAGACGCCTCTGAACTCCACAGTGCTATGAAG GGAGCTGGAACTGACGAAGCCTGCATGATAGAGATCTTGTCCTCGCGCTCCAATGCTGAAATCAAAGAAATAAACCGGATTTACAAAGAAA cCTACAAGAAATCCCTGGAAGATGCCATTAGAAGCGATACCTCAGGCCACTTCTGTCGTCTCCTGATCTCTCTGGCTCAG GGTAATCGAGATGAAAGAGAGAATATTGATGTCAGTCTGGCTCAACAAGACGCTCAG GCACTGTATGCTGctggagaaaacaaacttgGAACAGATGAGTCCAAATTCAATGCCATTTTGTGTGCAAGAAGCAAACCACATCTCCGAACAG tGTTTTATGAATACCAGAAGATGTGTGGCAGAGATATCGAGAAAAGCATCTGCAGAGAGATGTCTGGAGACCTCGAGAGTGGCATGTTGGCTGTGG tgaAGTGCATTAAAAATACACCAGGCTACTTCGCAGAGAGACTTTACAAGTCCATGAAG GGAGCTGGAACTAAAGACAGAACCCTGATCCGGATTATGGTCTCCCGTTCGGAGATTGACATGCTGGATATCCGTCAGGAATATGTTAAGAACTTCGGAAAATCGCTGTACACACACATCCAT GGAGACACATCAGGAGACTACAGGAAGCTGCTGATTAAGCTGTGCGGTGGCAATGACTGA
- the LOC122843002 gene encoding annexin A4-like isoform X2 has product MSYPGYPPPAGTYPPQPGFYPPQPAGYPPQPGAYPPQAGGYPPQAGGYPPQAGGYPPQAGGYPPQAGGFPPQPGAYPPQPGSYPPQAGGYPSPLPTGTWGGGPSGGYPSTAPGSYPSPGYNAGMPGGTMPQQQYPGMDQPGQMMPGYPQAPSPNPPQQPMPGFGGAPSPNPSMPAYGGGAPSPNPSMPAYGGGAMPVAPFSNKVFRGTIIDFPGADPLKDVEVLRKAMKGFGTDEQAIIDLLGSRSIKQRVPLLRAYKTSYGKDLIKDLHSELSGDFRNLVMAMLKSPAELDASELHSAMKGAGTDEACMIEILSSRSNAEIKEINRIYKETYKKSLEDAIRSDTSGHFCRLLISLAQGNRDERENIDVSLAQQDAQALYAAGENKLGTDESKFNAILCARSKPHLRTVFYEYQKMCGRDIEKSICREMSGDLESGMLAVVKCIKNTPGYFAERLYKSMKGAGTKDRTLIRIMVSRSEIDMLDIRQEYVKNFGKSLYTHIHGDTSGDYRKLLIKLCGGND; this is encoded by the exons ATGAGCTACCCAGGATACCCCCCTCCAGCTGGCACATACCCACCGCAGCCTGGGTTTTACCCTCCACAACCAGCTGGTTACCCGCCTCAGCCAGGGGCTTACCCTCCCCAAGCAGGAGGTTACCCTCCCCAAGCAGGAGGATACCCTCCCCAAGCAGGGGGTTATCCTCCCCAAGCAGGGGGTTATCCTCCCCAAGCAGGAGGTTTCCCTCCGCAGCCCGGTGCCTATCCTCCGCAGCCTGGCTCCTATCCTCCTCAGGCTGGAGGCTACCCATCACCATTACCCACAG GCACGTGGGGAGGCGGCCCCTCTGGTGGATATCCCTCCACTGCTCCTGGCAGCTATCCCAGCCCTGGTTACAATGCAGGCATG CCAGGAGGCACAATGCCCCAACAACAGTATCCAGGGATGGATCAGCCTGGACAGATGATGCCCGGATACCCCCAAGCACCATCACCCAACCCACCCCAACAACCCATGCCTGGCTTTGGAGGAGCCCCGTCACCAAATCCATCAATGCCAGCCTATGGAGGAGGAGCCCCGTCACCAAATCCATCAATGCCAGCCTATGGAGGAGGAGCCATGCCGGTCGCTCCGTTCAGCAAT AAAGTATTCAGGGGAACAATCATAGACTTCCCAGGAGCTGATCCGCTGAAAGATGTGGAGGTCCTTAGGAAAGCCATGAAGGGCTTTG GAACTGACGAGCAGGCCATAATCGACCTACTGGGCAGTCGCTCCATTAAGCAACGGGTACCTTTACTCAGAGCCTACAAAACGTCCTACGGGAAG GACCTGATTAAAGATCTGCATTCAGAGCTTTCTGGAGACTTCAGGAACCTGGTTATGGCCATGCTGAAAAGCCCGGCTGAGTTAGACGCCTCTGAACTCCACAGTGCTATGAAG GGAGCTGGAACTGACGAAGCCTGCATGATAGAGATCTTGTCCTCGCGCTCCAATGCTGAAATCAAAGAAATAAACCGGATTTACAAAGAAA cCTACAAGAAATCCCTGGAAGATGCCATTAGAAGCGATACCTCAGGCCACTTCTGTCGTCTCCTGATCTCTCTGGCTCAG GGTAATCGAGATGAAAGAGAGAATATTGATGTCAGTCTGGCTCAACAAGACGCTCAG GCACTGTATGCTGctggagaaaacaaacttgGAACAGATGAGTCCAAATTCAATGCCATTTTGTGTGCAAGAAGCAAACCACATCTCCGAACAG tGTTTTATGAATACCAGAAGATGTGTGGCAGAGATATCGAGAAAAGCATCTGCAGAGAGATGTCTGGAGACCTCGAGAGTGGCATGTTGGCTGTGG tgaAGTGCATTAAAAATACACCAGGCTACTTCGCAGAGAGACTTTACAAGTCCATGAAG GGAGCTGGAACTAAAGACAGAACCCTGATCCGGATTATGGTCTCCCGTTCGGAGATTGACATGCTGGATATCCGTCAGGAATATGTTAAGAACTTCGGAAAATCGCTGTACACACACATCCAT GGAGACACATCAGGAGACTACAGGAAGCTGCTGATTAAGCTGTGCGGTGGCAATGACTGA